One Candidatus Tanganyikabacteria bacterium genomic window, CGGCTTGCTGCACCTCGTTGCGGGCCCAGTCCCACACCTCGGCCTCTTCGGCCTCGGTGAGGGCCAGCTTTTCGCTGGCGAGAACCAGGGGATCGCGCTCGACCCAGGTCTGGACCTCCCCGGCATCGCGGTACTTCGTGGGATCGTCGGACGTGGAATGGGCGCCCAGCCGGTAGGTCATCGCCTCGATCAGCGTGGGGCCGCCGCCGGAGCGTGCCTTGGCGAGGGCGTCGCGGGTGGCGTCCCGGACTTCCAGCGGATCGTTGCCGTCGATGCGCCAGCCCCCGAAGCCGAGACTCGGGGCGCGGTCGGCGATGGACCCGGCTACCTGGCGAGCCGTGGGCACCGAGATGGCCCAGCCGTTGTTCTGGCAGAAGAAGACGACGGGCGCCTTGAAGCGCGCCGCGAAGTCCATGGCCACGTAGATGTCGCCCTCGGACGAGGTGCCGTCCCCGAAGAACGTCAGGACCGCCACGTCGTCTCCGCGCTTTCGCGCCGCGATGGCGGCGCCCACGGCCTGGGGAGCCTGGTTGCCTACCGGCGCCGAGATCGATACGAAGTTGATCTCGCGGAAGCTGTACTCGGGCGGGAGATTGCGGCCGCGAGCGTTGTCCCGGACGTTGCCGAAGAGGTGGTGAAACAGGTTGACCACGGGGACTCCCCGAACCAGGGCCACCGCGTGCTCCCGGTACGTGGGAAAGACCCAGTCGCCCGGGGTGAGGGCGTGGCCGGCGCCGACCGCCGTGGCCTCCTGACCCTCCGAGCCGAGCCATGACCCGATGCGTCCCTGGCGCTGCAGCAGGATCGCCCGGTGGTTGATCTCGCGCATGAGGACCATCTCGCGGTACATCTGCCGCAATGGATCGCTGGCCACTGGCGGATCCTGGGTGGGGGCCGACGAGAGAGACATCGCTCAAGTATAGCTGGGAATAACCACTGTTAGGATGCGCTGGCTCGTCAGGGGCGCGCTCGGAGTCGCGGCCGCTCTGCTGTGCGGTTGCGCCGTTGCCGCGTTGCCCGCCGCCGTCGCCGCCGGGGCGGCGGCCGCCGCCGGCGACCCTGTGCCCAGCGAGGCCGGGCGGGCCGCGAAGAAGGGGGAGCTCTCCCTGTCGGTGCGGTGGCCGCCGCGCCAGGCGCAACTCCTGCCGCTCTCGGCCGAGCGGGTGGATTTCGACCTCATGCGCGAGCAGACCCTGGTCGCCACGGCCTCCGCCCTCCGGCCGGCGGGCACCGGGGCGTCCACGGCGTCGCTGGTGGTCGATGCGGGGGCCTACACCGTGGCGGCCCGCGCCCGGAGCGGCCCCGGGCTGGCGGTCACGGTCGCGACCGCGTCGCTGCCCGTCACGGTCGCGCCCAGCGTGCGCACG contains:
- a CDS encoding 3-methyl-2-oxobutanoate dehydrogenase, yielding MASDPLRQMYREMVLMREINHRAILLQRQGRIGSWLGSEGQEATAVGAGHALTPGDWVFPTYREHAVALVRGVPVVNLFHHLFGNVRDNARGRNLPPEYSFREINFVSISAPVGNQAPQAVGAAIAARKRGDDVAVLTFFGDGTSSEGDIYVAMDFAARFKAPVVFFCQNNGWAISVPTARQVAGSIADRAPSLGFGGWRIDGNDPLEVRDATRDALAKARSGGGPTLIEAMTYRLGAHSTSDDPTKYRDAGEVQTWVERDPLVLASEKLALTEAEEAEVWDWARNEVQQAVAEAENTPLPPVSDMFEGVYARMPWHLAEQRRLKGGD